GTCGGACCATCGGCGACTTCCGCACCATCAACACCAGCAGCGAACTGTCCGGCTGCAACAGCAAGATGGACGACATCCAGGCAGCCGTGCTGCTGGCCAAGCTGGACCGGCTGGACGCGGACATCGCCCGGCGGGCCGCACTGGCGGCCGCCTACGACGAGCGACTGGCCGGCCTCCCCGGGGTGCTCCGGCTGCCGACCGTGGTCGACCGGGGGACCGCGGCCGCCCCGGTCCACTACGTCTACCTGATCGAGGTCGAACGGCGGGACGAACTGGTCGCCCACCTGACCCGGCACGGCGTGGAGAGCGAGACCTACTACCCGCTGCCGCTGCACCTCCAGCCCTGCTTCGCCGAACTGGGGCACCGGCCGGGGGACTTCCCGCGGGCCGAGGCCGCCTGCGCGCGCACGGTCGCGCTGCCGCTCTACCCGGACCTGCCGCTCGACGCCGTCGACGCGGTCTGCGACCGCATCCGCAGCTTCTTCACCGGAACCGGAGCCCGCCCGTGACCGCACCCGTAGCCACCGCGGAACTGCCTTTCTTCCCGGCCGACCTGTTCGAGGACGACCGGGAGCACCTGCTGCGCATCGTCCACGAGGTCGCCGCCGACCCCGCCCAGAAGTTCATCCTCGGCCCGCACACCGCCCGGCTCGAAGCCGCCCTGCGCGAGCAGTTGGGCGCGGCCGACGTGGTGGCCTGCGGCAGCGGGACCTCCGGACTGACCCTGGTGCTGGCCGCGCTGGGCATCGGACCCGGCGACGAGGTGGTGGTGCCCGCGTTCGGCTGCGCACCGCTGGCGAGCACCGTCGTCGCGCTGGGCGCGGTACCGGTCTTCGCGGACGTGGACCCGTTGACGATGGTGGTGGACCCGGACGCCATGGAGCGCCGGATCACCTCCCGCACCCGGGCGTTGATGCCCGCCCACATCTTCTCGGTGATGGCGGACCTGCCGCGGATCAGACCACTGGCCGAGCAGTACCGGCTGCGGCTGGTCGAGGACTCGGCGGTGGCGCAGGGCGGCGTGCTGGACGGGGTGCCGGCCGGTCTCGCGGGCGAGGCCGGGGTGTACTCGTTCGTGCAGGTCAAGACCTTCGGCATGGCCGGCGAGGGCGGAGTGGTGGTCACCCGTGACGCCGAGGTCGGACGGACGGTGCGGATGCTGCGCAACCACGGCCAGGACGGACGCACCCGCTTCCTGCACCACCGGATCGGCTGGAACAGCCGCTTCGACGAGGTGCTGGCCGCCTTCCAACTGCACCGGCTGCCGGGCCTGGCGGCCCGGCTGGAGCGCCGCGCCCGGATCGCCGAGCGCTACGCCGAGGCGTTCGCGGACCTGGCCGGGCACGGGGTGCTGGCCCCGCCGCCGGGGCGGGAGGGCCGCTGCTACTACGTCTACACGCTGCTGGCCGAGCGCCGCGACGCGCTCCAGGCGCACCTGGCCGAGCACGGCATCGGGTCGCACGCCTACTACCCGCTGCCGCTGCCCCGGCAGGCGGCCTTCGCCCGGTACACGACGGCGGGCGACGACTGGCCGGCCGCGCAGCGCGCGGCCGAGCGGGCGCTGTCCATCCCGATCTACCCGCACCTGACCGACCCGGACGTGGAGCGCATCGTCGACGCGGTACGGAGGTTCGCGAGCGCCTGAGCCCCCGGCCACCCCGACCGCCGTGCCCGACCGGACGACGCCCGCACCGCGCGCCCGGCCCCCGGTGTCGGCGGCGCCGACCCGCAACCGCACTGCGGTCCGCCGGAATCCATTTCCGCGGCATGGGTGCAATCAGGTGAAATCGCCACCGCCGCAGGCCCGGCCCGTAACTTCCACCGTCTCGGCACATGCCTCTGGCAATGCCCGTCAGCACTGGGATTCACCAGCACTTCG
The Streptacidiphilus albus JL83 genome window above contains:
- a CDS encoding DegT/DnrJ/EryC1/StrS family aminotransferase; amino-acid sequence: MTAPVATAELPFFPADLFEDDREHLLRIVHEVAADPAQKFILGPHTARLEAALREQLGAADVVACGSGTSGLTLVLAALGIGPGDEVVVPAFGCAPLASTVVALGAVPVFADVDPLTMVVDPDAMERRITSRTRALMPAHIFSVMADLPRIRPLAEQYRLRLVEDSAVAQGGVLDGVPAGLAGEAGVYSFVQVKTFGMAGEGGVVVTRDAEVGRTVRMLRNHGQDGRTRFLHHRIGWNSRFDEVLAAFQLHRLPGLAARLERRARIAERYAEAFADLAGHGVLAPPPGREGRCYYVYTLLAERRDALQAHLAEHGIGSHAYYPLPLPRQAAFARYTTAGDDWPAAQRAAERALSIPIYPHLTDPDVERIVDAVRRFASA